A window from Zingiber officinale cultivar Zhangliang chromosome 7A, Zo_v1.1, whole genome shotgun sequence encodes these proteins:
- the LOC122000704 gene encoding probable serine/threonine-protein kinase SIS8 isoform X1, with translation MAAALECWSGRPSTDDDAVELVLMHTHDRSEEVHCFATASSACNSSTSTSSSSSPSPLSAPLPTPNKKWQRIGRNIAGAIAALRSSLNPNPSREPSPFDRGIGRFRNAGAQPQDKLVASVRRHFESLPNSYGQAGFDLKDVLLHMKLMEQASTDDLPAVHIQQIHDDGVAKESVFLLAFACSSPVSWPAMSAALSSSSIRCKKIQMFEKNGFTLGVVTVLVQRGSESPFKALIETSLKAAIKKPKNNSMKLSLRLCGCQEESSRGIDEDAQFGAKDGQRPDAERLHRAPLPNPLPMSSVVISIDEWQSIRSGGDDMGRWVLSSDEVELVERTGPNSFEGVYRGRRVWIKQQRGCERGSSYDIEVRQDLLQLMSCGHRNILQFHGIFFEEDQGLCVMTRMMDSGSLHDIIHKNRKLPIEEVTRIALDVAEGLMFMNNHGVAYRDLNARRILLDKQRNACLGDMGIVAYCKNVGEVTEYEMAGYRWLAPEVSLISSLFVANLIASTSALELLQIIGGDPEIETETWMSNVYSFGMVLWEMVSGEVPYACYSPVQVAVGIATCGLRPEVPEECPQVLRSLMHRCWNDSPAKRPQFAEIISILNGQNA, from the exons ATGGCGGCGGCGCTCGAGTGTTGGTCCGGGCGGCCGAGCACGGACGATGACGCCGTCGAGCTGGTTCTGATGCACACGCACGACCGCTCCGAGGAAGTCCACTGCTTCGCCACTGCCTCCTCTGCCTGCAACTCCTCCACCTCgacttcctcctcttcctctccgtCTCCCCTTTCCGCTCCCCTCCCTACCCCAAACAAAAAGTGGCAGCGCATCGGCCGCAACATCGCTGGCGCCATCGCTGCCCTCCGAAGCTCCCTAAATCCCAACCCCTCCCGCGAACCCTCGCCATTCGACCGCGGCATCGGCCGCTTCCGGAACGCGGGTGCCCAACCGCAGGACAAGCTCGTCGCCAGCGTTCGCCGCCACTTCGAATCACTGCCCAATAG CTACGGTCAAGCAGGATTTGACCTCAAAGATGTGCTCTTGCACATGAAATTAATGGAGCAGGCGTCGACCGATGACCTCCCCGCAGTCCACATTCAACAGATCCACGACGATGGAGTAGCCAAGGAATCGGTTTTCCTTCTCGCATTCGCTTGCAGCTCGCCAGTGTCGTGGCCGGCTATGTCGGCAGCGCTCAGTAGCTCTTCGATCCGCTGCAAGAAGATCCAGATGTTCGAGAAGAACGGCTTCACGCTCGGGGTCGTCACGGTGCTGGTTCAGCGGGGAAGCGAAAGCCCCTTCAAGGCTCTGATCGAGACCTCCTTGAAGGCGGCCATCAAAAAGCCTAAGAACAACAGCATGAAGCTCTCACTCCGTCTGTGCGGTTGTCAAGAAGAAAGCTCAAGGGGCATCGACGAAGACGCCCAATTTGGCGCGAAAGACGGGCAACGACCCGACGCAGAGCGACTCCACCGGGCGCCGCTGCCGAACCCGCTCCCAATGTCGTCGGTCGTCATCTCGATCGACGAGTGGCAGAGCATCCGATCCGGCGGCGACGACATGGGGAGATGGGTGCTGAGCTCTGACGAGGTCGAGCTCGTCGAGAGGACGGGGCCTAATTCGTTCGAGGGAGTTTACAGGGGGCGGAGAGTGTGGATAAAGCAGCAGAGAGGCTGCGAGAGGGGAAGTTCCTATGACATCGAGGTGAGGCAGGACCTGCTGCAGCTAATGAGCTGCGGCCACAGGAACATCCTCCAATTCCATGGCATTTTCTTCGAAGAAGACCAGGGGCTGTGCGTGATGACCAGGATGATGGATTCTGGCTCCCTGCACGATATCATCCACAAAAACAGGAAACTGCCGATCGAGGAGGTGACGCGGATCGCATTGGACGTGGCCGAAGGGCTCATGTTCATGAACAATCACGGAGTGGCTTACAGAGATCTCAACGCACGCAGGATTCTGCTGGACAAGCAGAGAAACGCTTGCCTGGGTGACATGGGAATAGTTGCCTACTGCAAAAATGTGGGAGAGGTGACCGAATATGAGATGGCTGGCTATCGATGGCTAGCACCTGAGGTCAGTTTAATTTCTTCACTGTTTGTTGCTAATTTGATTGCCTCAACTTCTGCCCTCGAATTACTGCAGATAATTGGTGGAGATCCTGAGATTGAAACGGAGACCTGGATGAGCAATGTGTATAGCTTCGGCATGGTGCTCTGGGAGATGGTGTCTGGGGAAGTTCCATACGCTTGTTATTCACCGGTCCAAGTAGCAGTTGGAATCGCTACGTGCGGGTTGAGACCTGAAGTGCCTGAAGAGTGCCCGCAGGTTCTGAGGTCGCTGATGCACAGGTGCTGGAATGATAGCCCAGCAAAGCGACCTCAGTTTGCAGAAATCATCTCGATTCTTAATGGGCAAAATGCTTAA
- the LOC122000704 gene encoding probable serine/threonine-protein kinase SIS8 isoform X2: MAAALECWSGRPSTDDDAVELVLMHTHDRSEEVHCFATASSACNSSTSTSSSSSPSPLSAPLPTPNKKWQRIGRNIAGAIAALRSSLNPNPSREPSPFDRGIGRFRNAGAQPQDKLVASVRRHFESLPNSYGQAGFDLKDVLLHMKLMEQASTDDLPAVHIQQIHDDGVAKESVFLLAFACSSPVSWPAMSAALSSSSIRCKKIQMFEKNGFTLGVVTVLVQRGSESPFKALIETSLKAAIKKPKNNSMKLSLRLCGCQEESSRGIDEDAQFGAKDGQRPDAERLHRAPLPNPLPMSSVVISIDEWQSIRSGGDDMGRWVLSSDEVELVERTGPNSFEGVYRGRRVWIKQQRGCERGSSYDIEVRQDLLQLMSCGHRNILQFHGIFFEEDQGLCVMTRMMDSGSLHDIIHKNRKLPIEEVTRIALDVAEGLMFMNNHGVAYRDLNARRILLDKQRNACLGDMGIVAYCKNVGEVTEYEMAGYRWLAPEIIGGDPEIETETWMSNVYSFGMVLWEMVSGEVPYACYSPVQVAVGIATCGLRPEVPEECPQVLRSLMHRCWNDSPAKRPQFAEIISILNGQNA; encoded by the exons ATGGCGGCGGCGCTCGAGTGTTGGTCCGGGCGGCCGAGCACGGACGATGACGCCGTCGAGCTGGTTCTGATGCACACGCACGACCGCTCCGAGGAAGTCCACTGCTTCGCCACTGCCTCCTCTGCCTGCAACTCCTCCACCTCgacttcctcctcttcctctccgtCTCCCCTTTCCGCTCCCCTCCCTACCCCAAACAAAAAGTGGCAGCGCATCGGCCGCAACATCGCTGGCGCCATCGCTGCCCTCCGAAGCTCCCTAAATCCCAACCCCTCCCGCGAACCCTCGCCATTCGACCGCGGCATCGGCCGCTTCCGGAACGCGGGTGCCCAACCGCAGGACAAGCTCGTCGCCAGCGTTCGCCGCCACTTCGAATCACTGCCCAATAG CTACGGTCAAGCAGGATTTGACCTCAAAGATGTGCTCTTGCACATGAAATTAATGGAGCAGGCGTCGACCGATGACCTCCCCGCAGTCCACATTCAACAGATCCACGACGATGGAGTAGCCAAGGAATCGGTTTTCCTTCTCGCATTCGCTTGCAGCTCGCCAGTGTCGTGGCCGGCTATGTCGGCAGCGCTCAGTAGCTCTTCGATCCGCTGCAAGAAGATCCAGATGTTCGAGAAGAACGGCTTCACGCTCGGGGTCGTCACGGTGCTGGTTCAGCGGGGAAGCGAAAGCCCCTTCAAGGCTCTGATCGAGACCTCCTTGAAGGCGGCCATCAAAAAGCCTAAGAACAACAGCATGAAGCTCTCACTCCGTCTGTGCGGTTGTCAAGAAGAAAGCTCAAGGGGCATCGACGAAGACGCCCAATTTGGCGCGAAAGACGGGCAACGACCCGACGCAGAGCGACTCCACCGGGCGCCGCTGCCGAACCCGCTCCCAATGTCGTCGGTCGTCATCTCGATCGACGAGTGGCAGAGCATCCGATCCGGCGGCGACGACATGGGGAGATGGGTGCTGAGCTCTGACGAGGTCGAGCTCGTCGAGAGGACGGGGCCTAATTCGTTCGAGGGAGTTTACAGGGGGCGGAGAGTGTGGATAAAGCAGCAGAGAGGCTGCGAGAGGGGAAGTTCCTATGACATCGAGGTGAGGCAGGACCTGCTGCAGCTAATGAGCTGCGGCCACAGGAACATCCTCCAATTCCATGGCATTTTCTTCGAAGAAGACCAGGGGCTGTGCGTGATGACCAGGATGATGGATTCTGGCTCCCTGCACGATATCATCCACAAAAACAGGAAACTGCCGATCGAGGAGGTGACGCGGATCGCATTGGACGTGGCCGAAGGGCTCATGTTCATGAACAATCACGGAGTGGCTTACAGAGATCTCAACGCACGCAGGATTCTGCTGGACAAGCAGAGAAACGCTTGCCTGGGTGACATGGGAATAGTTGCCTACTGCAAAAATGTGGGAGAGGTGACCGAATATGAGATGGCTGGCTATCGATGGCTAGCACCTGAG ATAATTGGTGGAGATCCTGAGATTGAAACGGAGACCTGGATGAGCAATGTGTATAGCTTCGGCATGGTGCTCTGGGAGATGGTGTCTGGGGAAGTTCCATACGCTTGTTATTCACCGGTCCAAGTAGCAGTTGGAATCGCTACGTGCGGGTTGAGACCTGAAGTGCCTGAAGAGTGCCCGCAGGTTCTGAGGTCGCTGATGCACAGGTGCTGGAATGATAGCCCAGCAAAGCGACCTCAGTTTGCAGAAATCATCTCGATTCTTAATGGGCAAAATGCTTAA
- the LOC121999835 gene encoding calcium-dependent protein kinase 2-like has product MEDVRATYFLGKELGRGQFGVIHLCTHKATGEKLACKTLPKRKLTNEEDIEDVRREVQIMYHLSGQPNIVELKGAYEDKQSVHLVMELCAGGELFDRLIAEGHYTERAAASLLRIIVQIIHTCHALGVMHRDLKPENFLLLSEDEDAPLKATDFGLSVFFKEGEVFKDIVGSAYYIAPEVLKRSYGPEADIWSIGVMLYIFLCGVPPFWAESEQGIFNAILRGVIDFASDPWPSISPGAKDLVRKMLRLDPKQRLTAFEVLNHPWIKEDGEAPDTPLDNAVLNRLKQFRAMNQFKKAALRVIAGCLSEEEIQGLKVMFKSMDSDNSGTITLEELKQGLAKQGSKLSEAEVQQLMEAADADGNGTIDYEEFITATIHMNRMDQEEHLYTAFQYFDKDNSGHITREELEQALKEKGMYDETEIKGIIDDADVDNDGKINYDEFVAMMRKGTPDHNPKKRRDLVI; this is encoded by the exons ATGGAGGACGTCCGCGCCACCTACTTCCTCGGCAAGGAGCTCGGCCGCGGCCAGTTCGGAGTCATCCACCTCTGCACCCACAAGGCCACCGGCGAGAAGCTGGCCTGCAAGACCCTCCCCAAGCGGAAACTCACCAACGAGGAGGACATCGAGGACGTGAGGAGGGAGGTGCAGATCATGTACCACCTCTCCGGACAGCCCAACATCGTCGAGCTCAAGGGCGCCTACGAGGACAAGCAGTCGGTGCACCTCGTAATGGAACTCTGCGCCGGAGGTGAACTTTTCGACCGCCTCATCGCCGAGGGCCACTACACCGAGCGGGCCGCCGCCTCCTTGCTCAGGATCATCGTGCAGATCATCCACACCTGCCATGCCTTGGGGGTCATGCACAGGGACCTCAAACCAGAGAACTTCCTCTTGCTCAGTGAGGACGAGGACGCGCCTCTCAAGGCCACCGATTTCGGCCTCTCCGTCTTCTTCAAGGAAG GGGAAGTATTCAAAGACATAGTTGGCAGTGCATATTACATAGCACCTGAAGTCCTCAAACGAAGTTACGGACCCGAAGCTGATATTTGGAGCATAGGGGTGATGCTCTACATTTTCCTCTGTGGTGTTCCTCCCTTTTGGGCCG AATCTGAACAAGGGATCTTCAATGCTATTTTAAGAGGAGTGATTGACTTCGCAAGTGACCCGTGGCCTTCGATTTCTCCTGGCGCTAAGGATCTTGTAAGGAAAATGCTGCGTTTGGATCCCAAACAAAGGCTAACCGCATTTGAAGTTCTCA ATCATCCCTGGATCAAAGAAGACGGAGAAGCACCTGACACACCGCTTGATAATGCTGTTCTCAATAGACTGAAACAATTTAGAGCAATGAATCAATTTAAGAAGGCTGCTTTAAGG GTGATTGCAGGATGCTTATCGGAGGAGGAGATACAAGGTCTAAAGGTAATGTTCAAGAGTATGGACTCTGATAATAGTGGAACTATTACTCTTGAAGAACTAAAGCAGGGTCTTGCAAAGCAAGGATCAAAACTATCAGAGGCTGAAGTCCAGCAGCTTATGGAAGCT GCTGATGCAGATGGTAATGGAACAATCGACTACGAGGAGTTCATCACAGCGACAATCCACATGAACAGAATGGATCAAGAAGAGCATCTATATACAGCATTTCAATACTTTGACAAGGATAACAGCGG CCATATTACGAGAGAAGAACTTGAGCAAGCTTTAAAAGAGAAGGGGATGTATGATGAAACAGAAATCAAGGGTATTATCGATGATGCTGATGTCGACAAT GATGGAAAAATTAATTACGACGAGTTTGTGGCCATGATGAGAAAGGGAACACCTGATCATAatccaaagaagaggagagacCTGGTTATTTGA